A stretch of DNA from Salvelinus sp. IW2-2015 linkage group LG20, ASM291031v2, whole genome shotgun sequence:
TCCGTGACGTACCTTGCTGGAGCAGGGGCCAGCATTCCGTGTTCCACAGAATTGGTTCGTTGGTCAGGTGTTTGTGGTTATGTTGAGCTTCATGTGACATCATTTCCCCTGACCCAATCTGGTGGCAAGGGTGCGATGGTTTATTGGAAGAGGATAGAGCTAACCTAGTCTTGCTGCATGCACATGTACTGACAGGGGAAGACAGTGGGTGGGGTGATCTGGGATGGGATGGGTGATCTACTTTGCTTAATGTAAAGGTCACATTGCTGAAGGCCCAAAGAACCATTTAAATAGGAACAAATTAACATTCTCACACATGCCTGTACTGTATTACCACAAACCTCTCTGTTCACTATGATGAAATCTCTATTCTCAACTGCAGGTGGAGTCAGGGTCAGCTGGTATGAGTATCCAAGGTATGTCTGAGACTATATCTTCTTCTCTTGTTCAAACACTGTGACAAAATGACAAGGGACTCATCTTTGGTAGAAGAAGACACTGTATATATTGTACCCCGACTGAGTATTTTGTACACATTTGATAAATGCATTTCTGAATCATTCAATTTCTAAAATGCACATCACATCAACATAAACCTTGATCCCAAAACAGACCAAGAGGACATTCCGAAGGATGTTCCCCCAACTTCAAGACCAAACCCTATTGTGTTGCCTTCAAAACCTGTTGCACATCTGACAGGTAAGACCATTACCACCAGGCCATTGCAACTACACACAACCCTTTATATTAATATTTGGTCATGACAGAAGAGGGTGAAATAGAAGTATGTAGTAGTTTATCAGATAGTATGGTGTTTGAAATAGGATATGACGATAAATTAAAATGAGCTCTTACGACAGAAAACTTTTCCCACATATTGTCCTGTATTTGTTCTCCAGCTGGACCTCAAGCACCCCATGGAGATGGAGTCATGGTATGGAACATGCAGGCAGAACCGCTCCTCCATGAAATGGAGTACAAAGATGGCAAGCTTGTCATCCAGAAGCAAGGCTACTACTATGTCTACTCTAAGATCTTCTTCAGTGAGGTCAATGTTGCGTTCACACACTCGGTCTGCAGAACTACTCCACGGTATCTTGGGAAGGACATTGAACTCCTTAAGTCCAGGAGATATTACCCCAAGTTTGGG
This window harbors:
- the LOC111980807 gene encoding tumor necrosis factor ligand superfamily member 14 yields the protein MAEGGVPYPSVFMVDSHATYPPLPPKPRPPGRGGVAQSLLFLLVGLALCGLAIEACFIYHLYSKQGSVESGSAGMSIQDQEDIPKDVPPTSRPNPIVLPSKPVAHLTAGPQAPHGDGVMVWNMQAEPLLHEMEYKDGKLVIQKQGYYYVYSKIFFSEVNVAFTHSVCRTTPRYLGKDIELLKSRRYYPKFGKIMSTSNSYLGGVFHFFEDDSIFVKVKNVTQVRIQYSTENVFGIYMI